A window of Plutella xylostella chromosome 19, ilPluXylo3.1, whole genome shotgun sequence contains these coding sequences:
- the LOC105391409 gene encoding GTP-binding protein Rit2, which translates to MSAEAGTSRGGLRVYKIVVLGDGGVGKSAVTLQFVSHSFLDYHDPTIEDSYQQQAVIDGEPALLDILDTAGQVEFTAMREQYMRCGEGFVLCYSVTDRRSFRAAAEYRRLLALARRTERLPLVLVGNKLDLAPRYRQVSTEEGVALATQLGCPFFETSAALRHFVDDAFHALVREIRRLERQRQSSILGTGLPAGGGRRRWRRLRSIFALVFRRKRRQTAP; encoded by the exons ATGTCGGCGGAGGCCGGCACGTCGCGCGGGGGCCTGCGCGTCTACAAGATCGTGGTGCTCGGCGACGGCGGCGTGGGCAAGTCCGCCGTCACGCTGCAGTTCGTCAGCCACAGCTTCTTGGACTACCACGACCCTACCATAG AGGACTCATACCAGCAGCAAGCTGTGATAGATGGGGAGCCGGCACTGCTCGACATACTGGACACAGCTGGCCAG GTGGAGTTCACAGCGATGCGCGAGCAGTACATGCGGTGCGGGGAGGGCTTCGTGCTCTGCTACAGCGTGACGGACCGGCGGTCGTTCCGCGCGGCGGCCGAGTACCGGCGGCTGCTGGCGCTGGCGCGGCGCACGGAGCGCCTGCCGCTCGTGCTGGTGGGGAATAAGCTAGATCTGGCGCCGAGGTATAGACAG GTGAGCACGGAGGAGGGCGTGGCGCTGGCGACGCAGCTGGGCTGTCCGTTCTTCGAGACGTCGGCGGCGCTGAGGCACTTCGTGGACGACGCCTTCCACGCGCTCGTGCGGGAGATACGGCGCCTCGAGCGGCAGAGACAG TCGTCGATACTGGGCACGGGCCTgccggcgggcggcgggcggcggcggtggcggcgcctGCGCAGCATCTTCGCGCTCGTGTTCCGCCGCAAGCGCCGCCAGACCGCGCCCTAA